From the Vibrio alginolyticus NBRC 15630 = ATCC 17749 genome, one window contains:
- the hfq gene encoding RNA chaperone Hfq — protein MAKGQSLQDPFLNALRRERIPVSIYLVNGIKLQGQIESFDQFVILLKNTVNQMVYKHAISTVVPARPVSHHSGERPQGERPQEKSED, from the coding sequence ATGGCTAAGGGGCAATCTCTACAAGACCCATTTCTAAACGCGCTACGTCGTGAGCGTATCCCGGTATCTATCTACCTTGTGAATGGTATTAAACTACAAGGTCAGATCGAATCATTCGATCAATTTGTGATCCTGCTGAAGAATACTGTTAACCAAATGGTGTACAAGCACGCGATCTCAACAGTTGTGCCGGCTCGTCCAGTGAGCCATCACAGCGGTGAACGTCCACAAGGTGAGCGTCCACAAGAGAAATCAGAAGATTAA